In Aminobacterium sp. MB27-C1, a single genomic region encodes these proteins:
- a CDS encoding DMT family transporter: MSWMTRHKVLLADSALVLIALFWGFGFVAMKDALNSFTPYWLLAIRFTASFVLMSLIFRKRLQKLKANDIKAGLLVGLFLFLGFATQTIGLNYTTAGKQAFITATYVVIVPFLSWALKKIFPGYISIIASLICLGGMGLLTLQGNGDAFSNLNYGDFLTLFCALFFACHILAIERFAPKMDPLALATLQIGTTALLSFISAILLEEWPGAAIAPSAWWSIAFTVLLCTVFALSVQNAAQKFTPSTHASILLSLESVFGALSGILFLGEIFTPQMVLGCSLIFFAVLLTETGPILFQHAATFVAKIKAMNN, translated from the coding sequence ATGTCTTGGATGACTCGACATAAAGTTTTACTTGCCGACAGCGCCCTCGTTCTTATTGCATTATTCTGGGGCTTTGGTTTTGTTGCGATGAAAGATGCTCTGAATAGTTTTACCCCCTATTGGTTACTTGCCATCCGCTTTACTGCGTCTTTCGTTCTTATGTCTCTTATTTTCAGAAAGCGTTTGCAAAAGCTGAAAGCCAACGATATAAAAGCCGGCCTTCTCGTAGGGCTTTTTCTCTTTCTCGGGTTCGCTACCCAGACAATCGGCCTAAATTACACAACGGCCGGGAAACAGGCATTTATAACGGCAACATACGTTGTCATTGTTCCGTTCCTTTCGTGGGCTCTTAAAAAGATATTTCCGGGGTATATTTCAATTATTGCGTCTCTCATATGTCTGGGAGGAATGGGACTCCTTACCCTTCAAGGGAACGGAGACGCCTTCTCCAATCTGAACTACGGAGACTTTCTCACACTATTCTGCGCACTCTTTTTCGCATGCCATATACTTGCCATTGAACGCTTTGCCCCGAAAATGGATCCTCTCGCCCTGGCCACTCTTCAAATTGGAACTACCGCGCTGCTTAGTTTCATAAGCGCCATACTTCTCGAAGAATGGCCTGGTGCAGCAATAGCTCCAAGCGCATGGTGGAGTATTGCCTTTACCGTGCTTCTTTGTACTGTCTTTGCTCTTTCTGTACAAAATGCAGCTCAGAAATTCACGCCGTCCACCCACGCGTCCATTTTGCTGAGCCTGGAATCTGTATTCGGAGCCCTGTCTGGAATTCTATTTCTTGGCGAAATCTTTACTCCTCAGATGGTGCTTGGGTGCTCTCTCATCTTTTTCGCCGTCTTGCTCACCGAAACAGGCCCTATTTTGTTTCAACATGCAGCAACTTTTGTTGCAAAGATAAAAGCGATGAATAATTAA
- a CDS encoding monovalent cation/H+ antiporter complex subunit F, translated as MWGAVVLGIVAIVILGRLIAGPTIPDRAVALDTVNTLVVAMMILLSAVFDSVVMVDVAIVYAALSFVGTMFIARFIEGGM; from the coding sequence ATGTGGGGAGCCGTAGTGTTGGGTATAGTTGCTATCGTTATTTTGGGCCGCCTTATAGCTGGACCAACAATACCGGATAGAGCTGTTGCCCTCGATACGGTTAATACCCTGGTTGTTGCGATGATGATTTTGTTGTCAGCTGTCTTTGATTCAGTGGTTATGGTCGACGTGGCTATTGTGTATGCTGCCCTTTCTTTTGTGGGAACAATGTTTATCGCCCGTTTTATCGAAGGGGGAATGT
- a CDS encoding Na+/H+ antiporter subunit E, with translation MFVFVTSFLMYLLLVWSGGTINVVEIGIALILATILAFASHTWNPSKPFSFRALNPLRWITFVYYVCVPFAIGLIKANFDVAMRVITGHINPGIVKLEPGLKSDLAKTILADSITLTPGTLTVDVDDDGAFYIHWINVLDVSPDEKQVYGSFAHWARRLAD, from the coding sequence TTGTTTGTTTTTGTCACATCCTTTCTAATGTATCTGTTGCTTGTATGGTCTGGAGGCACGATCAATGTAGTAGAGATAGGTATTGCTTTAATTCTTGCTACTATACTTGCTTTTGCTTCCCATACATGGAACCCCTCAAAACCTTTCAGTTTCAGGGCGTTGAATCCTTTGCGCTGGATCACTTTTGTTTATTACGTTTGCGTTCCTTTTGCAATAGGGCTCATCAAGGCGAATTTCGATGTGGCGATGAGAGTTATTACCGGCCACATCAATCCTGGAATAGTCAAGCTTGAACCTGGCCTGAAAAGTGATTTAGCAAAGACCATACTTGCTGATTCGATTACGTTGACTCCAGGCACACTGACAGTGGATGTGGACGATGATGGTGCTTTCTATATCCATTGGATCAATGTTCTGGACGTGTCTCCAGACGAAAAGCAGGTGTATGGGTCTTTTGCACATTGGGCAAGGAGGTTAGCGGATTGA